The sequence below is a genomic window from Phormidium ambiguum IAM M-71.
CAGTGGCAGCTTTAGCGGCGGTAATTTGGGCAATCGCTGATTCCCACATCTGCTCAGTGGCGAGTAGGTTTTGGCGTTCGTGTTCTACTTGGCTGAGTTTTTCTCTCAAAGCTTCAATTTGTGCTTTAATATCGGAAATTTGAGAATCGTAGCGTGCAACGGCTTGATTAAACAACATTTGACTTTTCCTTAAAGCCGGGAATGTAGAGTTGATCCGGCTGTGTAGAGCCGTAGGCTCTAGACAACCGAATCACTCGCTATATGCAGAATCCCTTTGCCCTTACCCTTTGCCGCTTGCATCGTCTCTCCACAGGGCGTGGCAGCTATCTCTAAGGCTTACTCAGGATTCAGTTGTCAAGGTTCTGGAGTCTTGCGGTGGGGGGCTTGCATCGTTGCCTCTCTCCAACCTTCCACTACTGTAGCACTCCCTCTCATCCACTGTCAAGAGGGTTCATCTAAAGTTAAGATGAGTCTTGCTTATGGGTCTGGGCAGGGACTAGCAGATCTGCTTATGGGTCTGGCTGGTGGGCGCTGGTGGGCGCTGGTGGGGCTGCTAGGGGCTGGTGGGGCTGCTAGGGGCTGGTGGGGCTGCTAGGGGCTGGTGGGACTGCTAGGGGCTGCTAGGGACTGGTGGGCGCTGGTGGGCGCTACAAACGGGTAGAGGTTCCTGGCTTAAGCTCAAACCGCTGATAAGCTTTGATAGTTCCCTCGTCAGCATCACCAAGGATTGATTTGGCATAGTCCAGGTAATCAAAAGGGTCAACGCCTGAGTTAGCTATGCAAGCTTTTAGGTATGCGCCTCTAAATTTGTGATAGGTCATTCCATCAATAATTGCCCAATCTTTTGCCCGTTCATTTAACACTTTTGACCATCGCCTGTTAACCCTCTCTGGGTCTTCTGTTGGTGGAAAACGCTTATCGTGTTTCTCTAAAAATTCCATTCCAGCTAACACCAAATCAGCTGATAACAACGTAGGAATTGAAAACTCAAAATCCCTTACTTTCTGCCCTTCTAATTTTCTAGTTTTACCCTTTAGTTGACCTGCAAAACCTAACTCATAATCTCCAATTTTTCTGAACTGCGCTGATAGATGAACTTCCGCCATTCTCCTACCTGTAGCCAAGGCAACAGAGCAGGAAACATCGCGCCATTCCACATCAAACAAACCTGCTCCATTAGCTACTTCGGTTAGCGTTTTGTTGGCTTTGATTAGATATGGCGATAAGTCTAAAGGTATCCTATTTTCAACCTTTGAGCGGGTTTTTACAACTTCCCGATATCGAGTATTTTGAGTTGTTTTGTAAGGGCTAAACAGAAAACTTAGAGCATTACCAAAATGAGTAATTATTGTGCAGACTGGATTGTAATTAGCCTGGTCTAGCAGTTCGGTTTTAGCAGCTTTCTTTAACTCTTTTTTCAATGCTGTAATTTGACGCAAGCAAGCGCCATACTCTTTTTTCTCTTCTGCTCTATCGTCTGGATAATTTATTTTCAGTATCGCGGCTTCCCTGGTAGCTAATTCTTTCCAGCCTGTCAATTTTTCGCCTTTAATACCCTTCTCTCTCTGAGTGCGATTATATGGCGCTAAGGCTTCAAATTTGGGCAGCAATTCTTTCGCTCGTTGAATTGCAAATCTATTTTCTAATTCTTTCTTTTTTTTCAGCTGTCTGCTCATATTCCTTACTTTCTTTTAAATATCTCTAACATATCCACTGATTCGCTAAACGTCCACAATATAAGGCTTTTGATAACTTCCTTGAATACATTATTAGATATTTAATTAAAGCTACTTATCTATAGATTAATTGTATTGACACCCCTATTTGTTACCCACTAATCTATAGATATACCAACAGATTAACCAATATGGCTGCTGAACCTAAAAATGACTGGGTAAAACTTGGGAGAGAACTGGCTCAAAACCTTGATGGCATAGCTGATGAAGCCCAAATCAAACAAATGACCATCGATGCGGTAAACCAAATTATTGAATCTGGAGTAAATCTTAAGCGTCCCTTGAGCATTGTTCGCAAAGAAATTGAGGTTAAATTTCCTGTAGCACCACCAACAAAAGCAAAACCAAAAGGATATTACTTCACCAACACTGGAAAAGGCAGAGTAGAACGCTTTGAGCATTTAGCTTTGTGGTATTTAACCGAAAACACCGATCGACGCGACGTGACTGGAGATGAAGCCAGAGAGGAATACTGGGGAAACTTACCAAAATTTGGCAGAGAAACAGAAGCTTCGGAAACATCCGAGAAATCTACTCAGAAAGCCACCAAGCCCACCAAAACTGATAAACCTACTCTAACTACTAAAATGCTGGAAGCTACCATAATTGACTCTCTAGAACTGGATGAAGAAACCAAACAAATTTTAGAACTAGCCCTTACTCATTCTGGTTTGGATTTGGCTGAATTTATGCAGAAGGCTATCAAAATTTACGCGAATACCATCACTGGCAAGATCAGACGCTTAGAAGAGGATAGCTTAAAAAATATTGCAACATCTGAACTGCTTAATAATCCCAAATACTCAACCTATCCCGGTAGAGCAGAAGAGATGGTCAGACGGGCAATTGAAGCTATTAAAATCTACAATTCTGAGGTGGCAACTGAGCCGAAACAACGATGGATAATTACTCAAAGTTTGCTGTCTGAGCTAACAGGTTCTAGAGGCTCTGTTGTGCAATCTGCAATGAAAAAATACGCAAAGGATATCAACGACCATCATGAGAAATACCCTGAGTTTTTCAATGATGATGGCACTCTCAAACAATACTTCAACCGCAAGCGTGGAATTGAGATAAAACAAGAAATTGATTTAATAAAACTAGTGCCGAATGGTTAATTAAAAGCCCTCAGAACAACATCTGAGGGCTTATTCATCAAGCTAAAAATTGAGAGGGAACGGTTTCCAAAGCATCATTTAAATTCGTTATCCAACCCCCAGGACGCGGCTTATCTTCCAGCGATCGATAAAG
It includes:
- a CDS encoding protelomerase family protein codes for the protein MSRQLKKKKELENRFAIQRAKELLPKFEALAPYNRTQREKGIKGEKLTGWKELATREAAILKINYPDDRAEEKKEYGACLRQITALKKELKKAAKTELLDQANYNPVCTIITHFGNALSFLFSPYKTTQNTRYREVVKTRSKVENRIPLDLSPYLIKANKTLTEVANGAGLFDVEWRDVSCSVALATGRRMAEVHLSAQFRKIGDYELGFAGQLKGKTRKLEGQKVRDFEFSIPTLLSADLVLAGMEFLEKHDKRFPPTEDPERVNRRWSKVLNERAKDWAIIDGMTYHKFRGAYLKACIANSGVDPFDYLDYAKSILGDADEGTIKAYQRFELKPGTSTRL